A portion of the Musa acuminata AAA Group cultivar baxijiao chromosome BXJ1-1, Cavendish_Baxijiao_AAA, whole genome shotgun sequence genome contains these proteins:
- the LOC135626072 gene encoding U-box domain-containing protein 4-like isoform X2, translating into MLALLQIGTVTSVISCLDSGHGTMEILLLKALLDSITKFGHVSSSSNVKPALVQKYCQIIDQILEHFKSVCDEIAASEISLDEQLVKGLGELDALANEARELVMSWYPMMSKIYFVLQIETIVMKICTSAFRICQLVTSLLQSPIDSATAKCIEEIEYMNKEQISVIIEKAIRDQTEKDMPRSEHLDMISNSLSLSSNQELLAEVVALEKLKVEVGCSENQAEMENIDHMIALITYMHDCLVKVKQLHSINGVPIPADFCCPLSLELMSDPVIVASGQTYERAFIWKWLDQGFNVCPRTRQTLGHTNLIPNYTVKALIANWCESNNIKLPDPMKSTSLNLHSSFLKPTDANINDFVTHSAHATRNHSRSSESHARLVTSQSDLHASNGVHQVTYLNEKPVSSPHHSSSGSLPVQIANGSEANVPRLSLESAEGNNESSMDQRLVSSNNQTVNQPKQDSEPFSAAEQFPGHNWTDSASLAVSSINHLQGPEDANLVSRVSSDLTHCSSDAMGEIAQDSASSTSQRESEFPSALEDARFRSQSLWRRPSAPRIISSQFMDSRPDISGVEAQVRKLIEDLKSESLDLQITATEELRLLAKHNMENRIVIANCGVISLLVDLLHSTESKIQENAVTALLNLSINDNNKIAIANAGAVDPLIYVLETGNSEAKENSAATLFSLSVIEENKVRIGRSRAIKPLVELLANGTPRGKKDAATALFNLSIFHENKLRIVQAGAVRHLVELMDPAAGMVDKAVAVLANLATIPEGRNAIGQAGGIPVLVEVVELGSARGKENAAAALLQLCTNSGRFCSLVLQEGAVPPLVALSQSGTPRAKEKAQALLSYFRNQRHGGAGRR; encoded by the exons ATGCTTGCCCTTCTTCAGATTGGCACAGTTACTTCTGTGATATCATGCTTGGATTCAGGACATG GTACAATGGAAATATTACTGCTGAAGGCACTGCTTGATAGCATCACAAAGTTTGGTCATGTATCTTCTAGCAGCAATGTAAAGCCTGCGCTGGTTCAAAAATACTGTCAAATAATTGATCAGATCCTCGAGCATTTCAAATCTGTGTGTGATGAAATTGCTGCTTCTGAGATATCATTGGATGAACAGTTGGTCAAGGGGCTGGGAGAACTAGATGCTTTAGCCAATGAAGCTAGGGAACTTGTTATGAGCTGGTATCCAATGATGAGTAAAATCTATTTT GTTCTACAAATAGAAACAATTGTTATGAAGATTTGTACATCTGCTTTCAGAATATGTCAACTGGTTACTTCTCTGCTTCAATCTCCAATAGATAGTGCCACTGCAAAATGCATAGAG GAAATTGAATACATGAATAAGGAACAGATATCTGTTATCATTGAAAAAGCCATAAGAGATCAAACAGAAAAAGATATGCCTAGATCTGAGCATTTGGATATGATTTCAAACTCTTTGAGCTTGTCATCTAATCAAGAATTGCTTGCGGAGGTTGTTGCACTCGAGAAACTTAAAGTGGAGGTTGGCTGCAGTGAGAACCAGGCAGAAATGGAGAACATTGATCACATGATTGCCCTTATCACTTATATGCATGATTGCCTTGTTAAAGTAAAGCAGTTGCATAGTATTAATGGTGTGCCTATTCCTGCTGACTTCTGCTGCCCACTTTCATTAGAACTGATGTCTGACCCAGTAATTGTGGCTTCCGGTCAAACATATGAGCGGGCTTTCATCTGGAAATGGCTTGATCAAGGTTTCAATGTTTGTCCTAGGACCCGTCAGACACTTGGGCACACCAATTTGATTCCAAATTATACTGTTAAAGCGTTAATTGCTAACTGGTGTGAGTCGAACAACATTAAGCTTCCTGATCCAATGAAGTCCACGAGTTTGAATCTTCATTCTTCTTTCCTAAAGCCCACAGATGCAAATATAAATGACTTTGTAACTCATTCTGCGCATGCCACAAGAAACCATTCAAGGTCTTCAGAATCTCATGCGAGATTGGTGACTTCACAAAGCGACTTGCATGCCTCCAATGGAGTGCACCAAGTGACTTATCTAAATGAGAAGCCTGTATCTTCTCCACATCATTCTTCCTCTGGGTCATTGCCTGTGCAAATTGCAAATGGATCCGAGGCAAATGTTCCAAGATTGTCTCTAGAAAGTGCTGAAGGCAACAACGAATCTAGCATGGATCAGAGGCTTGTGAGTTCCAACAACCAAACTGTCAACCAACCAAAACAGGATTCAGAGCCCTTTTCAGCTGCTGAGCAATTTCCAGGACATAACTGGACTGACTCTGCTTCACTGGCCGTTTCAAGTATTAACCATCTTCAAGGACCTGAGGATGCTAATTTGGTTTCACGGGTTTCAAGTGATCTGACACATTGCAGCAGTGATGCCATGGGAGAAATTGCACAGGACAGTGCCTCCTCCACTTCCCAAAGAGAATCTGAGTTCCCATCAGCATTGGAGGATGCTCGTTTTAGAAGCCAAAGTCTTTGGCGACGACCATCTGCGCCTCGTATCATTTCTTCTCAGTTCATGGATTCTAGGCCTGATATATCAGGTGTTGAAGCTCAAGTTCGTAAGCTGATTGAGGATTTGAAGAGTGAATCCCTGGATCTGCAGATAACCGCCACAGAAGAACTGCGCCTTCTTGCCAAACACAACATGGAAAACAGGATTGTGATTGCAAACTGTGGAGTTATTAGCTTGTTGGTTGACCTGCTTCATTCAACAGAGTCCAAGATTCAAGAAAATGCTGTAACAGCCCTTTTAAATTTGTcaataaatgacaacaataagatTGCCATTGCAAATGCTGGTGCCGTAGATCCTctgatttatgtgcttgagacagGCAACTCTGAGGCAAAAGAGAATTCGGCAGCAACATTATTTAGCCTTTCAGTAATTGAAGAAAATAAGGTTCGCATTGGCCGGTCTCGTGCTATCAAACCATTGGTAGAATTATTAGCAAATGGGACTCCTCGAGGAAAGAAAGATGCAGCAACAGCATTATTTAATCTGTCAATATTTCATGAAAACAAGTTACGGATTGTGCAGGCTGGAGCTGTGAGACACTTAGTGGAACTGATGGATCCAGCAGCTGGTATGGTTGACAAGGCTGTGGCTGTTTTGGCAAACCTTGCAACAATACCAGAAGGGAGAAATGCGATTGGTCAAGCTGGTGGCATCCCAGTACTTGTGGAGGTTGTTGAATTGGGGTCTGCACGAGGAAAAGAAAATGCTGCTGCAGCTTTGCTTCAGTTATGTACGAATAGTGGTAGATTTTGTAGTCTAGTTCTTCAAGAAGGTGCTGTGCCCCCACTGGTAGCATTGTCACAGTCTGGCACTCCACGAGCTAAAGAGAAG GCTCAGGCACTTCTAAGCTATTTCCGAAACCAACGGCATGGTGGTGCTGGGAGGAGATGA
- the LOC135626072 gene encoding U-box domain-containing protein 4-like isoform X1, with product MVLSSQAWFCVSGSSGEFLPCGPLSTWRSLLCQGTMEILLLKALLDSITKFGHVSSSSNVKPALVQKYCQIIDQILEHFKSVCDEIAASEISLDEQLVKGLGELDALANEARELVMSWYPMMSKIYFVLQIETIVMKICTSAFRICQLVTSLLQSPIDSATAKCIEEIEYMNKEQISVIIEKAIRDQTEKDMPRSEHLDMISNSLSLSSNQELLAEVVALEKLKVEVGCSENQAEMENIDHMIALITYMHDCLVKVKQLHSINGVPIPADFCCPLSLELMSDPVIVASGQTYERAFIWKWLDQGFNVCPRTRQTLGHTNLIPNYTVKALIANWCESNNIKLPDPMKSTSLNLHSSFLKPTDANINDFVTHSAHATRNHSRSSESHARLVTSQSDLHASNGVHQVTYLNEKPVSSPHHSSSGSLPVQIANGSEANVPRLSLESAEGNNESSMDQRLVSSNNQTVNQPKQDSEPFSAAEQFPGHNWTDSASLAVSSINHLQGPEDANLVSRVSSDLTHCSSDAMGEIAQDSASSTSQRESEFPSALEDARFRSQSLWRRPSAPRIISSQFMDSRPDISGVEAQVRKLIEDLKSESLDLQITATEELRLLAKHNMENRIVIANCGVISLLVDLLHSTESKIQENAVTALLNLSINDNNKIAIANAGAVDPLIYVLETGNSEAKENSAATLFSLSVIEENKVRIGRSRAIKPLVELLANGTPRGKKDAATALFNLSIFHENKLRIVQAGAVRHLVELMDPAAGMVDKAVAVLANLATIPEGRNAIGQAGGIPVLVEVVELGSARGKENAAAALLQLCTNSGRFCSLVLQEGAVPPLVALSQSGTPRAKEKAQALLSYFRNQRHGGAGRR from the exons ATG GTTCTTTCTTCTCAAGCATGGTTTTGCGTTTCGGGGAGTTCTGGGGAGTTTTTGCCATGCGGTCCCTTATCAACATGGAGGTCTTTGCTGTGCCAAG GTACAATGGAAATATTACTGCTGAAGGCACTGCTTGATAGCATCACAAAGTTTGGTCATGTATCTTCTAGCAGCAATGTAAAGCCTGCGCTGGTTCAAAAATACTGTCAAATAATTGATCAGATCCTCGAGCATTTCAAATCTGTGTGTGATGAAATTGCTGCTTCTGAGATATCATTGGATGAACAGTTGGTCAAGGGGCTGGGAGAACTAGATGCTTTAGCCAATGAAGCTAGGGAACTTGTTATGAGCTGGTATCCAATGATGAGTAAAATCTATTTT GTTCTACAAATAGAAACAATTGTTATGAAGATTTGTACATCTGCTTTCAGAATATGTCAACTGGTTACTTCTCTGCTTCAATCTCCAATAGATAGTGCCACTGCAAAATGCATAGAG GAAATTGAATACATGAATAAGGAACAGATATCTGTTATCATTGAAAAAGCCATAAGAGATCAAACAGAAAAAGATATGCCTAGATCTGAGCATTTGGATATGATTTCAAACTCTTTGAGCTTGTCATCTAATCAAGAATTGCTTGCGGAGGTTGTTGCACTCGAGAAACTTAAAGTGGAGGTTGGCTGCAGTGAGAACCAGGCAGAAATGGAGAACATTGATCACATGATTGCCCTTATCACTTATATGCATGATTGCCTTGTTAAAGTAAAGCAGTTGCATAGTATTAATGGTGTGCCTATTCCTGCTGACTTCTGCTGCCCACTTTCATTAGAACTGATGTCTGACCCAGTAATTGTGGCTTCCGGTCAAACATATGAGCGGGCTTTCATCTGGAAATGGCTTGATCAAGGTTTCAATGTTTGTCCTAGGACCCGTCAGACACTTGGGCACACCAATTTGATTCCAAATTATACTGTTAAAGCGTTAATTGCTAACTGGTGTGAGTCGAACAACATTAAGCTTCCTGATCCAATGAAGTCCACGAGTTTGAATCTTCATTCTTCTTTCCTAAAGCCCACAGATGCAAATATAAATGACTTTGTAACTCATTCTGCGCATGCCACAAGAAACCATTCAAGGTCTTCAGAATCTCATGCGAGATTGGTGACTTCACAAAGCGACTTGCATGCCTCCAATGGAGTGCACCAAGTGACTTATCTAAATGAGAAGCCTGTATCTTCTCCACATCATTCTTCCTCTGGGTCATTGCCTGTGCAAATTGCAAATGGATCCGAGGCAAATGTTCCAAGATTGTCTCTAGAAAGTGCTGAAGGCAACAACGAATCTAGCATGGATCAGAGGCTTGTGAGTTCCAACAACCAAACTGTCAACCAACCAAAACAGGATTCAGAGCCCTTTTCAGCTGCTGAGCAATTTCCAGGACATAACTGGACTGACTCTGCTTCACTGGCCGTTTCAAGTATTAACCATCTTCAAGGACCTGAGGATGCTAATTTGGTTTCACGGGTTTCAAGTGATCTGACACATTGCAGCAGTGATGCCATGGGAGAAATTGCACAGGACAGTGCCTCCTCCACTTCCCAAAGAGAATCTGAGTTCCCATCAGCATTGGAGGATGCTCGTTTTAGAAGCCAAAGTCTTTGGCGACGACCATCTGCGCCTCGTATCATTTCTTCTCAGTTCATGGATTCTAGGCCTGATATATCAGGTGTTGAAGCTCAAGTTCGTAAGCTGATTGAGGATTTGAAGAGTGAATCCCTGGATCTGCAGATAACCGCCACAGAAGAACTGCGCCTTCTTGCCAAACACAACATGGAAAACAGGATTGTGATTGCAAACTGTGGAGTTATTAGCTTGTTGGTTGACCTGCTTCATTCAACAGAGTCCAAGATTCAAGAAAATGCTGTAACAGCCCTTTTAAATTTGTcaataaatgacaacaataagatTGCCATTGCAAATGCTGGTGCCGTAGATCCTctgatttatgtgcttgagacagGCAACTCTGAGGCAAAAGAGAATTCGGCAGCAACATTATTTAGCCTTTCAGTAATTGAAGAAAATAAGGTTCGCATTGGCCGGTCTCGTGCTATCAAACCATTGGTAGAATTATTAGCAAATGGGACTCCTCGAGGAAAGAAAGATGCAGCAACAGCATTATTTAATCTGTCAATATTTCATGAAAACAAGTTACGGATTGTGCAGGCTGGAGCTGTGAGACACTTAGTGGAACTGATGGATCCAGCAGCTGGTATGGTTGACAAGGCTGTGGCTGTTTTGGCAAACCTTGCAACAATACCAGAAGGGAGAAATGCGATTGGTCAAGCTGGTGGCATCCCAGTACTTGTGGAGGTTGTTGAATTGGGGTCTGCACGAGGAAAAGAAAATGCTGCTGCAGCTTTGCTTCAGTTATGTACGAATAGTGGTAGATTTTGTAGTCTAGTTCTTCAAGAAGGTGCTGTGCCCCCACTGGTAGCATTGTCACAGTCTGGCACTCCACGAGCTAAAGAGAAG GCTCAGGCACTTCTAAGCTATTTCCGAAACCAACGGCATGGTGGTGCTGGGAGGAGATGA
- the LOC135626072 gene encoding U-box domain-containing protein 4-like isoform X3: MVLSSQAWFCVSGSSGEFLPCGPLSTWRSLLCQGTMEILLLKALLDSITKFGHVSSSSNVKPALVQKYCQIIDQILEHFKSVCDEIAASEISLDEQLVKGLGELDALANEARELVMSWYPMMSKIYFVLQIETIVMKICTSAFRICQLVTSLLQSPIDSATAKCIEEIEYMNKEQISVIIEKAIRDQTEKDMPRSEHLDMISNSLSLSSNQELLAEVVALEKLKVEVGCSENQAEMENIDHMIALITYMHDCLVKVKQLHSINGVPIPADFCCPLSLELMSDPVIVASGQTYERAFIWKWLDQGFNVCPRTRQTLGHTNLIPNYTVKALIANWCESNNIKLPDPMKSTSLNLHSSFLKPTDANINDFVTHSAHATRNHSRSSESHARLVTSQSDLHASNGVHQVTYLNEKPVSSPHHSSSGSLPVQIANGSEANVPRLSLESAEGNNESSMDQRLVSSNNQTVNQPKQDSEPFSAAEQFPGHNWTDSASLAVSSINHLQGPEDANLVSRVSSDLTHCSSDAMGEIAQDSASSTSQRESEFPSALEDARFRSQSLWRRPSAPRIISSQFMDSRPDISGVEAQVRKLIEDLKSESLDLQITATEELRLLAKHNMENRIVIANCGVISLLVDLLHSTESKIQENAVTALLNLSINDNNKIAIANAGAVDPLIYVLETGNSEAKENSAATLFSLSVIEENKVRIGRSRAIKPLVELLANGTPRGKKDAATALFNLSIFHENKLRIVQAGAVRHLVELMDPAAGMVDKAVAVLANLATIPEGRNAIGQAGGIPVLVEVVELGSARGKENAAAALLQLCTNSGRFCSLVLQEGAVPPLVALSQSGTPRAKEKVRKAD; this comes from the exons ATG GTTCTTTCTTCTCAAGCATGGTTTTGCGTTTCGGGGAGTTCTGGGGAGTTTTTGCCATGCGGTCCCTTATCAACATGGAGGTCTTTGCTGTGCCAAG GTACAATGGAAATATTACTGCTGAAGGCACTGCTTGATAGCATCACAAAGTTTGGTCATGTATCTTCTAGCAGCAATGTAAAGCCTGCGCTGGTTCAAAAATACTGTCAAATAATTGATCAGATCCTCGAGCATTTCAAATCTGTGTGTGATGAAATTGCTGCTTCTGAGATATCATTGGATGAACAGTTGGTCAAGGGGCTGGGAGAACTAGATGCTTTAGCCAATGAAGCTAGGGAACTTGTTATGAGCTGGTATCCAATGATGAGTAAAATCTATTTT GTTCTACAAATAGAAACAATTGTTATGAAGATTTGTACATCTGCTTTCAGAATATGTCAACTGGTTACTTCTCTGCTTCAATCTCCAATAGATAGTGCCACTGCAAAATGCATAGAG GAAATTGAATACATGAATAAGGAACAGATATCTGTTATCATTGAAAAAGCCATAAGAGATCAAACAGAAAAAGATATGCCTAGATCTGAGCATTTGGATATGATTTCAAACTCTTTGAGCTTGTCATCTAATCAAGAATTGCTTGCGGAGGTTGTTGCACTCGAGAAACTTAAAGTGGAGGTTGGCTGCAGTGAGAACCAGGCAGAAATGGAGAACATTGATCACATGATTGCCCTTATCACTTATATGCATGATTGCCTTGTTAAAGTAAAGCAGTTGCATAGTATTAATGGTGTGCCTATTCCTGCTGACTTCTGCTGCCCACTTTCATTAGAACTGATGTCTGACCCAGTAATTGTGGCTTCCGGTCAAACATATGAGCGGGCTTTCATCTGGAAATGGCTTGATCAAGGTTTCAATGTTTGTCCTAGGACCCGTCAGACACTTGGGCACACCAATTTGATTCCAAATTATACTGTTAAAGCGTTAATTGCTAACTGGTGTGAGTCGAACAACATTAAGCTTCCTGATCCAATGAAGTCCACGAGTTTGAATCTTCATTCTTCTTTCCTAAAGCCCACAGATGCAAATATAAATGACTTTGTAACTCATTCTGCGCATGCCACAAGAAACCATTCAAGGTCTTCAGAATCTCATGCGAGATTGGTGACTTCACAAAGCGACTTGCATGCCTCCAATGGAGTGCACCAAGTGACTTATCTAAATGAGAAGCCTGTATCTTCTCCACATCATTCTTCCTCTGGGTCATTGCCTGTGCAAATTGCAAATGGATCCGAGGCAAATGTTCCAAGATTGTCTCTAGAAAGTGCTGAAGGCAACAACGAATCTAGCATGGATCAGAGGCTTGTGAGTTCCAACAACCAAACTGTCAACCAACCAAAACAGGATTCAGAGCCCTTTTCAGCTGCTGAGCAATTTCCAGGACATAACTGGACTGACTCTGCTTCACTGGCCGTTTCAAGTATTAACCATCTTCAAGGACCTGAGGATGCTAATTTGGTTTCACGGGTTTCAAGTGATCTGACACATTGCAGCAGTGATGCCATGGGAGAAATTGCACAGGACAGTGCCTCCTCCACTTCCCAAAGAGAATCTGAGTTCCCATCAGCATTGGAGGATGCTCGTTTTAGAAGCCAAAGTCTTTGGCGACGACCATCTGCGCCTCGTATCATTTCTTCTCAGTTCATGGATTCTAGGCCTGATATATCAGGTGTTGAAGCTCAAGTTCGTAAGCTGATTGAGGATTTGAAGAGTGAATCCCTGGATCTGCAGATAACCGCCACAGAAGAACTGCGCCTTCTTGCCAAACACAACATGGAAAACAGGATTGTGATTGCAAACTGTGGAGTTATTAGCTTGTTGGTTGACCTGCTTCATTCAACAGAGTCCAAGATTCAAGAAAATGCTGTAACAGCCCTTTTAAATTTGTcaataaatgacaacaataagatTGCCATTGCAAATGCTGGTGCCGTAGATCCTctgatttatgtgcttgagacagGCAACTCTGAGGCAAAAGAGAATTCGGCAGCAACATTATTTAGCCTTTCAGTAATTGAAGAAAATAAGGTTCGCATTGGCCGGTCTCGTGCTATCAAACCATTGGTAGAATTATTAGCAAATGGGACTCCTCGAGGAAAGAAAGATGCAGCAACAGCATTATTTAATCTGTCAATATTTCATGAAAACAAGTTACGGATTGTGCAGGCTGGAGCTGTGAGACACTTAGTGGAACTGATGGATCCAGCAGCTGGTATGGTTGACAAGGCTGTGGCTGTTTTGGCAAACCTTGCAACAATACCAGAAGGGAGAAATGCGATTGGTCAAGCTGGTGGCATCCCAGTACTTGTGGAGGTTGTTGAATTGGGGTCTGCACGAGGAAAAGAAAATGCTGCTGCAGCTTTGCTTCAGTTATGTACGAATAGTGGTAGATTTTGTAGTCTAGTTCTTCAAGAAGGTGCTGTGCCCCCACTGGTAGCATTGTCACAGTCTGGCACTCCACGAGCTAAAGAGAAG GTGCGGAAAGCTGATTGA
- the LOC135626072 gene encoding U-box domain-containing protein 4-like isoform X4 — MEILLLKALLDSITKFGHVSSSSNVKPALVQKYCQIIDQILEHFKSVCDEIAASEISLDEQLVKGLGELDALANEARELVMSWYPMMSKIYFVLQIETIVMKICTSAFRICQLVTSLLQSPIDSATAKCIEEIEYMNKEQISVIIEKAIRDQTEKDMPRSEHLDMISNSLSLSSNQELLAEVVALEKLKVEVGCSENQAEMENIDHMIALITYMHDCLVKVKQLHSINGVPIPADFCCPLSLELMSDPVIVASGQTYERAFIWKWLDQGFNVCPRTRQTLGHTNLIPNYTVKALIANWCESNNIKLPDPMKSTSLNLHSSFLKPTDANINDFVTHSAHATRNHSRSSESHARLVTSQSDLHASNGVHQVTYLNEKPVSSPHHSSSGSLPVQIANGSEANVPRLSLESAEGNNESSMDQRLVSSNNQTVNQPKQDSEPFSAAEQFPGHNWTDSASLAVSSINHLQGPEDANLVSRVSSDLTHCSSDAMGEIAQDSASSTSQRESEFPSALEDARFRSQSLWRRPSAPRIISSQFMDSRPDISGVEAQVRKLIEDLKSESLDLQITATEELRLLAKHNMENRIVIANCGVISLLVDLLHSTESKIQENAVTALLNLSINDNNKIAIANAGAVDPLIYVLETGNSEAKENSAATLFSLSVIEENKVRIGRSRAIKPLVELLANGTPRGKKDAATALFNLSIFHENKLRIVQAGAVRHLVELMDPAAGMVDKAVAVLANLATIPEGRNAIGQAGGIPVLVEVVELGSARGKENAAAALLQLCTNSGRFCSLVLQEGAVPPLVALSQSGTPRAKEKAQALLSYFRNQRHGGAGRR, encoded by the exons ATGGAAATATTACTGCTGAAGGCACTGCTTGATAGCATCACAAAGTTTGGTCATGTATCTTCTAGCAGCAATGTAAAGCCTGCGCTGGTTCAAAAATACTGTCAAATAATTGATCAGATCCTCGAGCATTTCAAATCTGTGTGTGATGAAATTGCTGCTTCTGAGATATCATTGGATGAACAGTTGGTCAAGGGGCTGGGAGAACTAGATGCTTTAGCCAATGAAGCTAGGGAACTTGTTATGAGCTGGTATCCAATGATGAGTAAAATCTATTTT GTTCTACAAATAGAAACAATTGTTATGAAGATTTGTACATCTGCTTTCAGAATATGTCAACTGGTTACTTCTCTGCTTCAATCTCCAATAGATAGTGCCACTGCAAAATGCATAGAG GAAATTGAATACATGAATAAGGAACAGATATCTGTTATCATTGAAAAAGCCATAAGAGATCAAACAGAAAAAGATATGCCTAGATCTGAGCATTTGGATATGATTTCAAACTCTTTGAGCTTGTCATCTAATCAAGAATTGCTTGCGGAGGTTGTTGCACTCGAGAAACTTAAAGTGGAGGTTGGCTGCAGTGAGAACCAGGCAGAAATGGAGAACATTGATCACATGATTGCCCTTATCACTTATATGCATGATTGCCTTGTTAAAGTAAAGCAGTTGCATAGTATTAATGGTGTGCCTATTCCTGCTGACTTCTGCTGCCCACTTTCATTAGAACTGATGTCTGACCCAGTAATTGTGGCTTCCGGTCAAACATATGAGCGGGCTTTCATCTGGAAATGGCTTGATCAAGGTTTCAATGTTTGTCCTAGGACCCGTCAGACACTTGGGCACACCAATTTGATTCCAAATTATACTGTTAAAGCGTTAATTGCTAACTGGTGTGAGTCGAACAACATTAAGCTTCCTGATCCAATGAAGTCCACGAGTTTGAATCTTCATTCTTCTTTCCTAAAGCCCACAGATGCAAATATAAATGACTTTGTAACTCATTCTGCGCATGCCACAAGAAACCATTCAAGGTCTTCAGAATCTCATGCGAGATTGGTGACTTCACAAAGCGACTTGCATGCCTCCAATGGAGTGCACCAAGTGACTTATCTAAATGAGAAGCCTGTATCTTCTCCACATCATTCTTCCTCTGGGTCATTGCCTGTGCAAATTGCAAATGGATCCGAGGCAAATGTTCCAAGATTGTCTCTAGAAAGTGCTGAAGGCAACAACGAATCTAGCATGGATCAGAGGCTTGTGAGTTCCAACAACCAAACTGTCAACCAACCAAAACAGGATTCAGAGCCCTTTTCAGCTGCTGAGCAATTTCCAGGACATAACTGGACTGACTCTGCTTCACTGGCCGTTTCAAGTATTAACCATCTTCAAGGACCTGAGGATGCTAATTTGGTTTCACGGGTTTCAAGTGATCTGACACATTGCAGCAGTGATGCCATGGGAGAAATTGCACAGGACAGTGCCTCCTCCACTTCCCAAAGAGAATCTGAGTTCCCATCAGCATTGGAGGATGCTCGTTTTAGAAGCCAAAGTCTTTGGCGACGACCATCTGCGCCTCGTATCATTTCTTCTCAGTTCATGGATTCTAGGCCTGATATATCAGGTGTTGAAGCTCAAGTTCGTAAGCTGATTGAGGATTTGAAGAGTGAATCCCTGGATCTGCAGATAACCGCCACAGAAGAACTGCGCCTTCTTGCCAAACACAACATGGAAAACAGGATTGTGATTGCAAACTGTGGAGTTATTAGCTTGTTGGTTGACCTGCTTCATTCAACAGAGTCCAAGATTCAAGAAAATGCTGTAACAGCCCTTTTAAATTTGTcaataaatgacaacaataagatTGCCATTGCAAATGCTGGTGCCGTAGATCCTctgatttatgtgcttgagacagGCAACTCTGAGGCAAAAGAGAATTCGGCAGCAACATTATTTAGCCTTTCAGTAATTGAAGAAAATAAGGTTCGCATTGGCCGGTCTCGTGCTATCAAACCATTGGTAGAATTATTAGCAAATGGGACTCCTCGAGGAAAGAAAGATGCAGCAACAGCATTATTTAATCTGTCAATATTTCATGAAAACAAGTTACGGATTGTGCAGGCTGGAGCTGTGAGACACTTAGTGGAACTGATGGATCCAGCAGCTGGTATGGTTGACAAGGCTGTGGCTGTTTTGGCAAACCTTGCAACAATACCAGAAGGGAGAAATGCGATTGGTCAAGCTGGTGGCATCCCAGTACTTGTGGAGGTTGTTGAATTGGGGTCTGCACGAGGAAAAGAAAATGCTGCTGCAGCTTTGCTTCAGTTATGTACGAATAGTGGTAGATTTTGTAGTCTAGTTCTTCAAGAAGGTGCTGTGCCCCCACTGGTAGCATTGTCACAGTCTGGCACTCCACGAGCTAAAGAGAAG GCTCAGGCACTTCTAAGCTATTTCCGAAACCAACGGCATGGTGGTGCTGGGAGGAGATGA